The following is a genomic window from Meriones unguiculatus strain TT.TT164.6M chromosome 7, Bangor_MerUng_6.1, whole genome shotgun sequence.
ctgagccagccctCCAGTACCGTGTCTTCtcttttaaatgaaaacttttgactttttgagactgggtcttgctATAGCTCAGgttagcctggaattcactaggtagcccaggctgtccctgaactccCAATTTTCCTGCCTCCGCCTGTCTAGCgctgagagctgagattacagaagTGAGCACCTGTGCCTGGTTTCCCTGAGGAGGGCGTACCTGAGGACTTGAGGATAATTCCTCCGAGGATCCCTAACTTATATCTGCTAAGTCTGTTTTTCTAAAGAAGCTCACAGGTTGCTGTGGGCGTGTCTTGCCTGCAGGAGACGCCGTGGTACCTTGTCCCTGTTGCTGGTATTAGAAGGTCCCTAACAGCGGTGTCCCACCCAGGCAGTCTCTCTCTGCTCCATGGGACAGACTCGAGATTCTAAAACACAGACGCCAGCCTGGGGCAGTAGCGGCTGCCTAGTGTGACAGCAGTTGTGTCACAGGGATGAGAGGTCCCTGGAAGCCATGTGCCCAAGTACAGGAGGTTTGTGGTTTGTGCAAAGAGGCTGCGCCTGCAGGAAGGATCAAAGGGTTGTTTGAGGGCCACAAACAGCCTGGGGTGAATGGCCGCGTGTGCCtgagccttctccctcctcccatcctcagGGATAGGGCTGGTGCTCCAGGAGCTGAGAGGTGCCGGTGTGCTCAATGACACCCTCGTCATCTTCACGTCCGACAACGGGATTCCCTTTCCCAGCGGCAGGACCAACCTGTACTGGCCCGGCACGGCCGAACCCCTGCTGGTGTCATCCCCAGAGCACACACAACGATGGGGCCAGGTCAGCGAGGCCTATGTGAGCCTTCTAGGtatggctgtctgtctgtctgtctgtctcatggGAGGGGAGAAGTGAGGTCTAGTGGGACTGCCATGGGTTAGGGGCTAGAGTGCTCCCTGGCGTAGGCAGTCCTCCTCCACCTAGGTGGGGACAAGATGGCCTCCTCTGTTATGTGATAAGAATCAGAGTTGGCCAGGAGGCTTGTTCCTGTCATGTCATGACCCCCCAGAGTGTCTGGTGGGGTCCCAGGTGGTACCAGTGGGCTGTGGGTTACCCACTTGAGAACAGTCTCTCTCTCCTCAGGATCCAGAGCCTCTCATGAGTCAGCTCTGAGAGGGCCTGGTGATCTAGCCCCCCGCCACGAATGAGCAAGCATGCCTGCACCTATGGGAATGGATGGGCTGAGTTACCAGCCCAGGCAGCTTTCTGTGCCCCGCCCACTGGAAAGAACCTCTGCGTTCTTCTCAGCGGTTATGGGATAGGCTCCCTCCCGCTCTGGACCTACCTCTCCATGTGGCCCTAAACCATGAGTGAGGGAGCCACGTGACCAGCCCAGAGCGACTACTGAGCCCTCCCTACCCAGGGCTCTTCTGGTCCATAGGATTTTAGAAAGTTTTAGTTATGAGCAAGCCAGGGCCTCTGGTTACACCGTTATCGGCTTCACAGGCTGGAGGTGAGCAGTGATGACAGGAGAGGCCCAAAGGAGTCCCTCCCCACTGTTGATCTGATCCTAGTGGATTTCCACAGAGGCTGAGGTTCAGCCCTCCTGAACGTCTCCGTGCCCCTCGTGGACCCCTGCTAAGAGGCTGTTCCTTTCCAGACCTCACCCCCACCATCCTGGACTGGTTCTCCATTCCCTACCCCAGCTACGCCATCTTTGGCTCCAAGACGATCCAGCTCACGGGCCGGTCCCTCCTGCCGGCGCTGGAGACAGAGCCCCCGTGGGCCACTGTCTTCAGCAGCCAGAGCCACCATGAGGTCACCATGAGCTACCCCATGCGCTCCGTGCACCACCAGAACTTCCGCCTCATTCACAACCTCAGCTTCAAGATGCCGTTTCCCATCGACCAGGACTTCTATGTCTCGCCGACCTTCCAGGACATCCTGAACCGCACCGCGGCCGGCCGGCCCACAGGCTGGTACAAGGACCTCCACCGCTACTACTACCGGGAGCGCTGGGAGCTCTATGATGTCAGCCGGGACCCCCGAGAGACACACAACCTGGCCGCCGACCCGCGCTTCGCTCAGGTGCTGGAGCTGCTGAGAGCTCAGCTGGTTAAGTGGCAGTGGGACACCCATGACCCCTGGGTGTGCGCCCCTGACGGGGTGCTGGAGACGAAGCTCATGCCTCAGTGCCAGCCTCTTCACAACGAGCTCTGACGGTCCCCGGGGCACCAGCCAGCCTCGGGGACACGAAGGGAGGGACCGGTGGAGGCAGGGTCTGAGGAGGGCCCCTCTGTCATATGAGGTGTCCTTCCTGCCTCCTGTGGAGGACACTGGGCATGCGCTCTCTGTGTCGCTACCGCACCAGGAACTCTGCAGTCCTCGTGCCTGTGTTCCCTGGCCCAGGAGTTCTGGGGGATGCTTGGGCAGGGCAGAACCCCAAGTTTTGATGGGTGAGCTTGGAGACCTGCAGATGCAGGGGGCTTGAAGCCCTCTGGTTTGGGGAAGCCGTGGATGTTCTCAGGCCTGAGCGGAGCCCGGGGCTTCTGTGTGCCTCGCTGGCAGCAGGCAGACCACGCTGACTACTTTAACCGACCTTGGCCTGGAGGAAGCATTTAGGAGGCCTTGGGCTTGCTTCTGCCTTCAGCCTACCCCTATCAAGTGCACACTTAGCCGGGATTCTCACTGGTTCTGAGGGGAGGAGTCTGATCCTGTGGTCTTTCTGGGCTCGCTTGTCCTTTCTGAGGGTGCCCGTGGAGGACAGGGCGTGACAGTGCTCCGTCTCTTGCCTTTCATTCTCTCTGAGTGACAGCAAGCATCTGGCCCCAGCTCTCCACTTCCTCCACTTGGCCAGGGGTCAAGCATAGCCTAGGAACCTGGAAAGAGAGGGTCCGTTCCCTCTGCCCCCATCAACTCCATCATGGGAGGCGGCGAGAACCGTGGGCCCTGGCTTCAGAAAACCTCACAACAGTATAATAGTTCACAGAACTTCATAGTAGCACACTGGATCTTAGGCCCTGAGACTCAAAGACTTGTCAAAATGACTCAGCTTATGGCTAGGTGGTAGCTTTACCCATGTGGGGTGTAATGACCCCCAAGAAGGACCTGGGGTCATGTCAGCTTGACAGTCAGTTCCTCACTCAGGGAGGGTCCATTGGCTCTGTCCAGGACACCTACCAAAGCAACTTGGCCTTTGGGGCTGGACACAGAAGCTGTGAGTCGAAGAGCCACTGTCCTCCAACTTCCTGGGCAGTGTCTGTGGCAGCTGAGGAGAGTCAGCCACGCCCACGGCTCGCCAGAGGCTGTGCCCCTGCCCGGGCCAGGAGGACTGTTCCAGTGAGCTTCCAAGGTTCCTTTGACATCAGAAGTGTAGAAAGAAAGGACAGTCCCCAGGAAGCTATTCTGTTACCACAGGAGGTTGGGGCCCTGGCCCCAAGCAGGTCTCAGGAAGGGCAGCAGTGTAGCAGAATGTCCCCCTGTCCTCCATGAGCGCAGGCCATGGTACGAGAAGGCGGCTCCATCCTTTACACCTTGATTGCCGTGAGCACCTGAGGGAGGCCCTCACCGGAAGGAAGTGGGGTGGTTTGCCGGCAGTGTTAACAGGCAGGTGGAGGCCACAGTCCGGAAGCAGGTCTGGGTTTCAGCAGGGACTCTGCTCTGTCCACACCACCTTCTTCTGCTCGTCAGCAATGGCCAGGCGCACAGAGCTGAGCAGGCCGTCCAGGTCACTCCAGCTGTCGGGGGCCAGGCTGCTGTACAGACAGGGCACCCTGTCCAGTTCCCCCTCCTCCTGCCGGGCCGCCTCCAGGAACTGCTCCTCCGAGCTGCCCAGCCGCTGCAGGCCCTTCCTGCAGAGCAGAGATGTTCAGCCTGAGGACAGCAAGGTAGCCGGGAAAGCGCACCATTGGCTTTCCGGCACAGAGCCGTGTAGGCATCCAGGCCAGGGCCTGGCGAGGACCCCGCGTGTACCCTTGGGCACCAGCATGGGCATCCTGTCCAGGGAAGCTGGGGCCCGGTTGCAGGTGGTCCACTAATGGGGTGTGTAAGAGCACGTCACACTTCCCAGAGGACAGGGACGGCAGGGTGTCTGCCCCGCCAGAA
Proteins encoded in this region:
- the Sgsh gene encoding N-sulphoglucosamine sulphohydrolase isoform X1; translated protein: MHGLGPAQCVLLLVLGLCGAHSRNVLLIVADDGGFESGAYNNSAIATPHLDALARRSLIFRNAFTSVSSCSPSRASLLTGLPQHQNGMYGLHQDMHHFSSFDKVRSLPMLLSQAGVRTGIIGKKHVGPQTVYPFDFAFTEENSSVLQVGRNITRIKHLVQKFLQTRDHRPFFLYVAFHDPHRCGHSQPQYGAFCEKFGNGESGMGRIPDWTPQTYSPQDVMVPYFVPDTPAARADLAAQYTTIGRMDQGIGLVLQELRGAGVLNDTLVIFTSDNGIPFPSGRTNLYWPGTAEPLLVSSPEHTQRWGQVSEAYVSLLDLTPTILDWFSIPYPSYAIFGSKTIQLTGRSLLPALETEPPWATVFSSQSHHEVTMSYPMRSVHHQNFRLIHNLSFKMPFPIDQDFYVSPTFQDILNRTAAGRPTGWYKDLHRYYYRERWELYDVSRDPRETHNLAADPRFAQVLELLRAQLVKWQWDTHDPWVCAPDGVLETKLMPQCQPLHNEL
- the Sgsh gene encoding N-sulphoglucosamine sulphohydrolase isoform X2, which gives rise to MYGLHQDMHHFSSFDKVRSLPMLLSQAGVRTGIIGKKHVGPQTVYPFDFAFTEENSSVLQVGRNITRIKHLVQKFLQTRDHRPFFLYVAFHDPHRCGHSQPQYGAFCEKFGNGESGMGRIPDWTPQTYSPQDVMVPYFVPDTPAARADLAAQYTTIGRMDQGIGLVLQELRGAGVLNDTLVIFTSDNGIPFPSGRTNLYWPGTAEPLLVSSPEHTQRWGQVSEAYVSLLDLTPTILDWFSIPYPSYAIFGSKTIQLTGRSLLPALETEPPWATVFSSQSHHEVTMSYPMRSVHHQNFRLIHNLSFKMPFPIDQDFYVSPTFQDILNRTAAGRPTGWYKDLHRYYYRERWELYDVSRDPRETHNLAADPRFAQVLELLRAQLVKWQWDTHDPWVCAPDGVLETKLMPQCQPLHNEL